One region of Marivirga arenosa genomic DNA includes:
- a CDS encoding DUF4625 domain-containing protein: MKRRLYLSLPILLIFNFACLEEAEDIQFDEPQINPLEGLQSISPQYFKIVRPDENEIPLAFSVQDDSGIEEIKIESHSGFDGHTHGRLAFANNFLLFNYFHVIEASELEDPTFFSTIEDDNLTIYLDERHDGLGEDDNILAGPYHFSITATDVDGNETSYRENTTYHTVIYIQRPYAPQIEINSDDLSRGEIRGRIFRNTAHELSSDIGFLWLFIEKKDPEKPNQEGEIMEEWIWGEANWPHQFRENSGKALPSSQEIDIKSLIESENISFDLAEDERMVFWIEDANGNITVEYIDN; this comes from the coding sequence ATGAAAAGAAGACTTTACCTTTCATTACCAATTCTGCTGATATTCAATTTTGCTTGTTTAGAAGAAGCGGAGGATATACAGTTTGATGAACCACAGATCAATCCTTTAGAAGGCCTGCAAAGTATTTCACCCCAATACTTCAAGATTGTAAGACCGGATGAGAACGAGATACCCTTAGCCTTTTCAGTTCAAGATGATTCAGGGATCGAAGAAATTAAAATTGAATCTCATTCAGGCTTTGATGGGCACACACATGGTAGATTGGCCTTTGCTAACAATTTTCTATTGTTCAATTACTTTCATGTCATCGAAGCATCCGAATTAGAAGATCCTACATTTTTTTCCACAATTGAAGATGATAATTTAACGATCTACTTGGATGAAAGACATGATGGATTAGGTGAGGATGATAACATTTTGGCTGGCCCCTATCACTTTTCCATTACAGCTACTGATGTGGATGGAAATGAAACCAGTTACAGAGAGAATACGACTTATCATACCGTCATTTATATTCAAAGACCCTACGCGCCACAAATAGAAATCAACTCAGACGATTTATCCAGGGGCGAAATAAGAGGTAGAATATTTAGGAATACAGCCCATGAATTGTCTTCTGACATAGGGTTTCTTTGGTTGTTTATTGAGAAAAAAGATCCCGAAAAGCCTAATCAGGAAGGCGAAATTATGGAAGAGTGGATTTGGGGTGAAGCTAATTGGCCACATCAATTTAGAGAAAATAGCGGGAAAGCCCTTCCTAGCTCTCAGGAAATCGATATCAAAAGCTTAATCGAAAGTGAAAATATATCTTTCGATTTAGCCGAGGATGAAAGAATGGTCTTCTGGATAGAAGACGCTAACGGAAATATAACTGTAGAATACATTGATAACTAA
- a CDS encoding DUF6249 domain-containing protein encodes MEAVIVFISLFATIFGISYYFFYTRNKERLALIEAGADASLFQAPKVQRKRHPVYAIALVIGMMAIGIGLGIVFAVILDNALDMKNNNEVLYVSGIFIFGGIGLVSSFLSLRWMDKKDEEK; translated from the coding sequence ATGGAAGCAGTAATCGTATTTATATCCCTTTTCGCTACAATCTTCGGTATTAGCTACTATTTCTTTTACACTCGAAATAAAGAAAGGCTAGCCTTAATTGAAGCTGGCGCTGATGCCTCATTATTTCAGGCACCTAAAGTGCAAAGAAAGAGACATCCGGTCTATGCTATTGCCTTAGTTATAGGAATGATGGCTATCGGTATTGGTTTAGGGATTGTCTTTGCCGTTATACTTGATAATGCGCTTGACATGAAAAATAATAATGAAGTCCTATATGTATCAGGCATCTTCATCTTTGGCGGAATTGGCCTGGTTAGCTCATTTCTTAGCCTTCGTTGGATGGATAAAAAAGATGAAGAGAAATAG
- a CDS encoding RNA polymerase sigma factor, producing the protein MEEKHLNNIIEEVKRGNYHAFNAIIVAHEVQAYNLAFRIVKNREDAEEIAQDSFVKAYKRIKSFKGDSKFSTWLYRIVYNNSINKLRANKRFKLNDEIEDDQIGTSVSDHSMQNLLDQERKDFIKQALNKLNPQESTLITLYYQNECDLKEIEEITGVNKNNLKVQLHRARKRLEQHLKQMLPNELESIR; encoded by the coding sequence TTGGAAGAAAAGCATCTGAACAATATTATCGAAGAAGTAAAGCGAGGGAATTACCATGCTTTTAATGCTATTATTGTTGCGCATGAAGTTCAGGCCTATAATCTGGCTTTTCGTATCGTGAAGAATAGGGAGGATGCTGAAGAAATAGCTCAGGATAGTTTTGTAAAAGCGTATAAAAGAATCAAATCATTTAAGGGAGATTCAAAGTTTAGTACCTGGCTGTATCGTATTGTTTATAATAATAGTATTAATAAATTAAGAGCAAATAAAAGGTTTAAGCTTAATGATGAAATAGAGGATGATCAAATTGGAACTTCAGTTTCCGATCATAGCATGCAGAATTTACTGGATCAGGAAAGAAAAGACTTCATAAAGCAAGCGTTGAACAAATTGAATCCTCAGGAAAGTACTTTAATCACATTGTATTATCAAAATGAATGTGATTTAAAGGAGATAGAAGAAATAACAGGTGTGAATAAGAATAATTTAAAAGTGCAATTACACCGAGCGCGTAAAAGATTAGAGCAGCATTTAAAACAAATGCTTCCAAATGAATTAGAAAGCATAAGATGA
- a CDS encoding class I SAM-dependent methyltransferase has translation MQQFFQEMEKSLKEDLFVKLTLSKPIRKSADLANVYLREVEIKNEKLLSFTYRYKTNDQVKNYTAKEAIQELEKLLQDAFRIATLFTLEKDVALRINKKGKATITNTPPTFSNKLPEHHDKQKVKRAEESEFLVHLGIKDKQGKLIPKMADKFKQINKYLEIIDGLIKSTDLPKQVNIVDMGSGKGYLTFALYDYLYNTKNLDVKVTGIELREELVNYCNDVANKCGYENLSFVSERIENYDKDQIDILIALHACDTATDDAIYKGLVSKSSLIICAPCCHKQVRQSVKGTTQENPILKFGIFKERQFEMVTDTIRALLLEKNQYNTKVFEFISNEHTRKNVMLVGSKASKSPNMEAINAKIEGLKQEFGVEEHYLETILEKKEE, from the coding sequence ATGCAGCAGTTTTTTCAGGAAATGGAAAAATCCTTAAAAGAGGATTTATTTGTAAAACTTACTTTAAGTAAACCCATTCGGAAGTCAGCAGACTTAGCGAATGTATATCTACGTGAAGTAGAAATTAAAAATGAGAAGCTCCTCTCTTTTACCTATCGCTACAAAACCAACGATCAGGTAAAAAACTATACTGCTAAAGAAGCTATTCAGGAACTAGAAAAATTGTTGCAAGATGCTTTCCGCATCGCGACTTTATTTACGCTAGAGAAAGATGTAGCCCTTCGGATTAATAAAAAGGGAAAAGCTACGATAACGAATACCCCTCCTACCTTCAGCAATAAGCTTCCTGAGCATCACGATAAACAAAAAGTGAAACGTGCTGAAGAAAGTGAATTCTTAGTTCATTTAGGAATAAAAGATAAGCAGGGAAAATTGATCCCAAAGATGGCGGATAAGTTTAAGCAGATTAACAAATACCTGGAGATCATTGATGGGCTCATCAAATCTACTGATCTACCTAAGCAAGTGAATATAGTAGATATGGGCTCGGGCAAAGGGTATTTAACCTTTGCGCTTTATGATTATCTATACAATACTAAAAACTTAGACGTAAAAGTTACAGGAATTGAGCTAAGAGAGGAACTGGTTAACTATTGTAATGATGTAGCCAATAAGTGTGGGTATGAAAACTTATCCTTCGTTTCTGAAAGGATTGAAAATTACGATAAGGATCAAATTGATATTCTGATAGCATTACACGCTTGCGATACGGCCACTGATGATGCGATTTATAAAGGCTTAGTTTCTAAATCATCTCTTATTATTTGTGCACCATGCTGCCATAAGCAGGTTAGGCAAAGCGTAAAAGGAACCACTCAGGAAAATCCTATCTTGAAGTTTGGTATTTTTAAAGAGCGTCAGTTTGAGATGGTTACCGATACCATACGTGCTTTACTTTTAGAGAAAAATCAATATAACACCAAAGTATTTGAGTTTATCTCTAATGAGCATACGCGTAAAAATGTAATGCTAGTCGGCAGCAAAGCGAGCAAAAGTCCAAACATGGAAGCCATTAACGCCAAAATTGAAGGTTTAAAGCAAGAATTTGGAGTGGAAGAGCATTATTTAGAGACTATTCTAGAGAAGAAGGAGGAGTAA
- a CDS encoding nuclear transport factor 2 family protein yields MTLREKCEDIYKMIGEGKLLDAFDKYYGEPVVITEPRGTWTGKAECRKHEEEFLGMIEEFHGMEVKAITSNEEAGIVMHETTMDVTFKDGNRVNMEQVGVQKWENGQIVHERFYYQ; encoded by the coding sequence ATGACATTAAGAGAAAAATGCGAAGACATCTATAAGATGATAGGCGAAGGAAAATTATTAGACGCATTCGACAAGTATTACGGTGAGCCAGTGGTAATCACTGAGCCAAGAGGTACTTGGACTGGGAAAGCAGAATGCAGAAAGCACGAAGAAGAATTCTTAGGAATGATCGAAGAATTCCACGGAATGGAAGTGAAAGCGATTACTTCTAATGAAGAAGCAGGTATCGTAATGCATGAAACTACTATGGATGTTACATTCAAAGATGGTAACAGAGTAAACATGGAACAAGTAGGCGTTCAGAAGTGGGAAAACGGTCAGATCGTTCACGAAAGATTCTACTATCAATAA
- a CDS encoding GNAT family N-acetyltransferase translates to MMNIRPYQSAYFQKVLALFDLNTPQYFAESEKADLEEYLQQKREDYFVVEENGEFIGAGGINYDPDRAVISWDFIHPEWQGKGIGRRLMDFRLAYIRSQKQYEKVIVRTSQLASGYYEKMGFNLLEVKKDFWAEGFDLYFMEQTISAGSY, encoded by the coding sequence ATGATGAATATAAGGCCTTATCAGTCAGCTTATTTTCAAAAAGTACTAGCGCTATTTGATCTTAATACACCCCAATATTTTGCTGAAAGTGAAAAAGCAGATTTGGAAGAATATTTACAGCAAAAACGGGAAGATTATTTTGTGGTGGAGGAAAATGGAGAATTTATAGGGGCAGGAGGAATTAATTACGATCCTGATCGAGCAGTAATTTCTTGGGATTTTATTCATCCTGAATGGCAAGGAAAAGGAATTGGAAGAAGATTAATGGATTTTAGATTAGCTTATATTCGATCGCAAAAGCAATATGAAAAAGTGATAGTAAGAACCTCTCAATTGGCCTCCGGCTATTACGAAAAAATGGGCTTCAATCTACTGGAAGTAAAAAAAGATTTTTGGGCTGAAGGCTTTGATTTATATTTTATGGAGCAGACCATTTCAGCAGGATCATATTAA